Proteins from one Mycobacterium sp. HUMS_12744610 genomic window:
- a CDS encoding PIN domain-containing protein encodes MNQVAATVVDTDVFSLMYLRRANSDSRVAGWREYLTGRRVLISFQTRAEVLAGARSAQWGGRRMAEAIEILDRTPTIRPDNEVVDAYAELAAECRRLGHGLQAREHTGDRWVAACAIAKGLDLLAGDAIYQGAPSLVVHS; translated from the coding sequence GTGAATCAGGTAGCGGCGACGGTGGTCGATACCGACGTCTTCAGCCTGATGTATCTACGCCGCGCTAACAGTGATTCGCGGGTCGCTGGTTGGCGCGAATACCTGACCGGTCGGCGTGTGCTCATTTCCTTTCAGACCCGGGCTGAGGTGCTTGCGGGCGCGCGAAGCGCCCAGTGGGGTGGTCGGCGGATGGCCGAAGCGATCGAGATTCTTGACCGTACGCCCACGATCCGTCCTGATAACGAAGTGGTGGACGCGTATGCAGAGCTAGCTGCCGAGTGCCGCAGGCTCGGCCACGGCTTACAGGCCAGGGAGCACACCGGTGATCGATGGGTAGCTGCCTGCGCCATCGCCAAGGGGCTTGATCTGTTGGCCGGAGACGCGATTTATCAGGGCGCGCCAAGCCTCGTCGTGCATAGCTGA
- a CDS encoding type I restriction-modification enzyme R subunit C-terminal domain-containing protein has protein sequence MKGRGARTITSADFQAVTPDAENKTRFVIVDAIGVTEHPFVEPPLNRQKSVSLKKLLDKAAALTLTEDEAATLASRLAKLELALTDEERQELDEVAGQPVRDVVRALVDAVDPSTGSADAIERAIEPIAANPELRNRILELRAAHDRVIDEVSSDELVEAGGVVNTDRARSIVESWRAYLDEHRDEITAIQVAYEAGEHRIDFAYIQGLAARIARPPHNWTPDIIWNAYAAIDAPKVRNCATHTLTDLVSLIRYATGVDDELVPYGERVHEKYAAWLAQQEQAGVVFNDTERWWLDRMVSVIANSAGIRVEDLDDAPFIERGGTDGALRDLGDRAGDLVEQLNAELTAVSVPEFVTVEDVATVDSGPAFKSAHFGEQGAGIRLLRGDNIEPGSLRWTRTKTWPLDLLEGYEHLAVHEGDLILGMDRPVISTGLKLARVTKADLPALLVQRVARIRPKNIDDRYLYYWLTSQEFMRHLQGSATGTQLPHVTLTSIKAFRVPRFGAESEGRIVDILEDHLSRLDAAESYLRNALKKLKALKASALASLHAGEPLPLGALAVDSGYGTSEKCVPNGLGAAVVRIPNLVDGQIDLSDEKRMLNAEADISAYMLAPGDVLIVRTNGSVDLIGRSAVVQPGIDAAFASYLIRYRVRDEVVRPRWVQIMLSTPQVRARIESLAASSAGQHNLSLSKLDRLELPVPSTTAQDAGIQRVVGIELDASRLAASIAATRSRAARLRSSILTAAFSGRLTAPKSHLSLNEELIGA, from the coding sequence ATGAAGGGCCGTGGCGCGCGCACGATCACTTCGGCCGACTTCCAGGCGGTGACGCCCGACGCGGAAAACAAGACTCGGTTCGTCATTGTCGATGCGATCGGCGTGACCGAGCACCCCTTCGTAGAGCCACCGCTGAATCGGCAGAAGTCGGTCAGCCTCAAGAAGCTCCTGGACAAGGCTGCCGCCCTCACGCTTACCGAGGACGAAGCGGCAACTCTGGCGTCACGGCTGGCGAAACTCGAACTTGCGCTTACCGATGAGGAACGGCAGGAACTCGACGAGGTCGCCGGCCAACCTGTCCGCGACGTCGTCAGGGCGCTCGTGGACGCTGTTGATCCGTCTACTGGATCGGCCGACGCGATCGAGCGGGCCATCGAGCCGATCGCGGCCAACCCTGAGCTGCGCAACCGCATACTCGAACTCCGCGCCGCCCACGATCGGGTCATCGACGAGGTCAGCAGCGACGAACTCGTCGAAGCCGGGGGAGTGGTCAACACGGATCGCGCCCGGTCGATCGTGGAGTCGTGGCGGGCCTACCTTGATGAGCATCGCGACGAAATCACTGCGATTCAGGTTGCGTATGAGGCGGGTGAGCATCGAATCGACTTCGCCTACATCCAGGGACTTGCTGCCCGCATCGCTCGGCCACCGCACAACTGGACGCCCGACATCATCTGGAACGCCTACGCCGCGATCGACGCGCCCAAGGTGCGAAATTGTGCCACGCACACCCTCACCGATCTGGTCTCGCTGATCCGGTACGCCACCGGCGTCGACGACGAACTCGTTCCCTACGGTGAGCGGGTGCATGAGAAATACGCGGCGTGGTTGGCGCAACAGGAACAGGCTGGTGTGGTGTTCAACGACACCGAGCGCTGGTGGCTGGACCGCATGGTGTCGGTGATCGCCAACTCCGCCGGTATCCGCGTGGAAGACCTTGACGACGCGCCCTTCATTGAACGGGGGGGAACCGATGGGGCGCTGCGGGATTTGGGGGATAGGGCCGGCGATCTCGTCGAGCAGCTCAACGCGGAGCTGACCGCCGTGAGCGTCCCCGAATTTGTGACCGTAGAGGACGTAGCAACAGTCGATTCGGGGCCAGCATTCAAGAGTGCACACTTTGGTGAACAGGGCGCTGGCATCCGGCTCTTGCGTGGCGACAACATCGAACCCGGATCACTCCGTTGGACGCGAACCAAGACCTGGCCTCTCGACCTACTCGAAGGCTATGAGCATCTGGCTGTTCACGAAGGCGACCTGATCCTAGGCATGGACCGCCCTGTCATTTCGACTGGACTCAAACTTGCACGAGTAACGAAAGCTGATCTGCCTGCCTTGCTGGTCCAGCGGGTCGCACGTATCCGGCCGAAAAACATCGACGATCGATACCTCTACTACTGGCTGACGTCCCAGGAATTCATGCGGCACCTGCAAGGCTCAGCAACGGGCACACAACTTCCGCACGTGACCTTGACGAGCATTAAAGCGTTCCGCGTGCCGCGGTTCGGGGCCGAAAGTGAGGGCCGCATCGTCGACATTCTCGAAGATCACCTCTCTCGTCTCGATGCAGCGGAGTCCTACCTGCGTAATGCGTTGAAGAAGTTGAAAGCTTTGAAAGCCAGCGCTCTTGCTTCACTTCACGCGGGTGAACCGCTCCCGTTAGGGGCTTTGGCGGTCGACTCCGGCTACGGAACGTCGGAAAAATGCGTTCCAAATGGCCTGGGTGCTGCAGTGGTTCGTATTCCAAATCTTGTCGATGGGCAGATTGATCTGTCGGATGAGAAGCGCATGCTTAACGCGGAAGCGGACATCTCGGCGTACATGCTTGCTCCAGGCGATGTGCTCATCGTACGTACCAATGGATCTGTTGATCTGATCGGGCGCTCCGCCGTCGTCCAGCCGGGGATCGACGCCGCTTTCGCTTCGTATCTGATTCGATACCGCGTGCGGGATGAGGTGGTCCGGCCGCGCTGGGTTCAAATTATGCTCAGCACTCCACAAGTTCGCGCCCGGATCGAATCATTGGCGGCGTCAAGTGCAGGCCAACACAACCTAAGTCTCAGTAAGCTCGACCGGTTGGAATTGCCCGTGCCATCCACCACGGCTCAAGACGCTGGCATTCAACGTGTTGTCGGGATCGAGCTCGATGCATCTCGTTTAGCGGCGTCGATCGCTGCTACCCGCTCGCGTGCCGCAAGGCTTCGATCGTCGATCCTCACCGCTGCTTTTTCCGGACGTTTGACTGCGCCGAAATCCCACTTGTCGCTCAACGAAGAGCTGATCGGCGCATGA
- a CDS encoding N-6 DNA methylase, with protein MSESRRLVDKLWAYCNVLRDDGVGVIEYTEQLTYLLFLKMAHERATRKLNPQQIVPNEYSWQKLLDAEGTDLEVEYTKILVGLAQQPGTLGTIFRKAQNRIQDPAKLKRLIVDLIDKENWSASGTDLKGDAYEALLSKGASDKGSGAGQYFTPRDLIRAIVDVIDPTPADMVVDPAVMRNFYVSRDTVHRERLSSRQAASTFA; from the coding sequence GTGTCTGAGTCCCGGCGCCTCGTCGACAAACTCTGGGCGTACTGCAATGTGCTGCGCGACGACGGCGTTGGCGTCATCGAGTACACCGAGCAACTCACGTACTTGCTGTTCCTGAAGATGGCACACGAGCGGGCGACTAGAAAGCTCAACCCGCAGCAGATCGTTCCCAACGAATACTCCTGGCAGAAGCTCCTGGACGCCGAGGGAACGGACCTTGAGGTCGAATACACGAAGATCCTTGTCGGGCTGGCGCAGCAACCGGGCACGCTTGGCACGATTTTCCGTAAGGCGCAGAACAGAATTCAGGACCCCGCGAAGCTCAAACGCCTCATCGTGGATCTGATCGACAAAGAGAACTGGTCGGCTTCGGGCACAGATCTCAAGGGCGACGCTTACGAGGCGCTGCTTTCCAAAGGCGCCTCCGACAAGGGGTCGGGTGCAGGCCAGTACTTCACCCCACGTGACCTCATCCGGGCGATCGTCGACGTCATCGATCCCACGCCCGCTGACATGGTCGTCGACCCAGCCGTTATGCGAAATTTCTATGTCTCACGAGACACTGTGCACCGTGAACGGTTGAGCTCCCGGCAAGCTGCATCTACGTTCGCTTGA
- a CDS encoding IS3 family transposase (programmed frameshift) produces the protein MTIASLDGCSDNDQVDNVPDPGARARRRTFTAEYKARILDEYDALSVGSSERGALLRREGLYSSHIAEWRKARDAGAREGLSAKGKPKRSAEQVELDKLRRRTTQLQAELDRTKLALEITGKSTRALGDALRERGFRAEVQAVIGEHLPDLEAATSTKRACELLGASRATLHRHRNPPPRPARRVRPEPLNKLTEAERQQILTVLRSEQYCDLAPAQVWARLLDDGVYLCSIRTMYRLLAIAGENRERRRQRTHPARKKPELIANAPNRVWSWDITKLQGPQRGIFYQLYVIIDIFSRYVVGWIIAEVEDGELAKAFIADTMARHGIARGQLALHADRGTSMTSKPVAQLLIDLGVDRSHSRPHVSNDNPYSEANFKTLKYCPAFPGRFGSIEDARAFCTTFFDYYNHEHRHSGVGLHTVASVHYGTANEIQAQRAATLDAAYAANPARFRHRRPAPPKLPTVAWINQPTPEALIKSA, from the exons ATGACGATCGCATCCCTGGACGGGTGCAGTGATAATGACCAAGTGGACAACGTGCCCGATCCAGGTGCTCGGGCGCGGCGGCGCACGTTCACCGCCGAGTACAAGGCCCGCATCCTCGACGAGTACGACGCGCTGTCGGTGGGCTCGTCGGAGCGTGGTGCGTTGCTGCGCCGTGAAGGCCTGTACAGCTCGCATATCGCCGAATGGCGAAAGGCCCGTGATGCCGGCGCTCGGGAGGGTTTGTCGGCGAAGGGCAAGCCGAAGCGCAGCGCTGAGCAGGTCGAGTTGGACAAGCTGCGGCGGCGCACCACGCAACTGCAGGCTGAGCTGGATCGGACCAAGCTAGCGCTGGAGATCACGG GGAAAAGCACACGCGCTCTTGGAGATGCTCTCCGAGAGCGCGGATTTCGAGCCGAAGTCCAAGCCGTGATCGGCGAGCACCTGCCCGACCTGGAGGCCGCAACCAGCACCAAACGGGCGTGCGAATTGCTGGGTGCATCGCGGGCCACGCTCCACCGCCACCGCAACCCACCACCACGGCCGGCACGGCGGGTGCGGCCCGAGCCACTGAACAAGCTCACCGAGGCCGAACGCCAGCAGATTCTGACGGTGCTGCGCTCAGAGCAGTACTGCGATCTGGCGCCGGCGCAGGTGTGGGCGCGACTGCTTGATGATGGTGTCTACCTGTGCTCGATTCGCACCATGTACCGGCTACTGGCCATTGCCGGGGAGAACCGCGAGCGGCGTCGCCAGCGCACCCATCCGGCGCGCAAGAAACCCGAGCTGATCGCTAACGCACCAAACCGGGTCTGGTCCTGGGATATAACGAAATTGCAAGGGCCACAACGGGGTATCTTCTATCAACTCTATGTGATTATCGACATCTTCTCGCGCTACGTCGTCGGCTGGATCATCGCAGAAGTTGAGGACGGTGAGTTGGCCAAAGCATTTATCGCCGACACCATGGCCCGTCACGGCATCGCCCGCGGCCAGTTGGCCTTGCACGCTGATCGCGGCACCTCGATGACCTCCAAGCCGGTCGCCCAGTTGCTGATCGACCTGGGGGTGGACCGCAGCCACAGCCGCCCGCACGTGTCCAACGACAATCCCTACTCGGAGGCTAATTTCAAGACCCTCAAGTACTGCCCGGCGTTCCCGGGCCGGTTCGGCTCGATCGAAGATGCCCGCGCCTTCTGCACGACATTCTTCGATTACTACAACCATGAGCATCGCCACAGCGGCGTGGGCCTACACACCGTTGCATCGGTGCACTACGGCACCGCAAACGAGATCCAGGCCCAACGTGCCGCCACGCTGGATGCGGCCTACGCCGCTAACCCCGCTAGATTCCGGCACCGACGGCCCGCTCCACCGAAGCTGCCCACCGTCGCCTGGATCAACCAACCAACCCCGGAAGCACTCATCAAATCCGCGTAA
- a CDS encoding DEAD/DEAH box helicase family protein: protein MIGKDWGGVGNVCHAMSNEDGASVLPAETRARARIDQQLTQAGWKVQDKKDLNLFAGQGIAVREVVMKPGHGRVDYLLYVEKAVVGVIEAKPVGTPLSGVEWQSAMYADGLPADVRLAAKARDGRLPFVFEASGVETHFTNGFDPEPRARLIFNFPKPATLARILRDADAAPERPTWRAKVRNLPPLDADPLRPAQVEAINGVEKSLADQHFDRSLVQMATGAGKTYTAVTESYRLLKYGGFNRILFLVDRNNLADQTLAEFQNYRTPDDGRRFTELYNVTKLSSAGLLGSSKIVISTIQRVYKFLNDGEVSDADDPNLDDFTPDVPVTVSYSEAFPPETFDLVIVDEAHRSIYGVWRGVLEYFDAHVIGLTATPGKQTFGFFRQNLVSEYTYPESVADGVNVDFDIYRIRTQISEEGSRIEAGTIVPKVDRRTREQRLEILDEDLDYGAALLDRAVTATDQIRTVLETFRDRLFTEIFPGRSTVPKTLIFAKDDNHAEEIVTQVRKVFGKGNDFAAKITYNVRNAKEQLQALRTSPSLRIAVTVDMIATGTDVKPLECVFFMRDVRSPV, encoded by the coding sequence ATGATCGGCAAAGATTGGGGCGGTGTCGGTAACGTTTGTCACGCCATGAGTAATGAGGACGGTGCCAGCGTTCTCCCCGCGGAGACGCGTGCCCGCGCGCGTATCGACCAGCAACTGACCCAAGCGGGCTGGAAGGTCCAGGACAAAAAGGATCTCAATCTGTTCGCGGGACAGGGCATCGCTGTGCGGGAGGTCGTGATGAAGCCTGGGCACGGCCGGGTCGACTACCTGCTGTACGTGGAGAAGGCCGTGGTCGGCGTCATCGAGGCCAAACCAGTGGGTACGCCCCTGTCAGGCGTTGAGTGGCAGTCGGCCATGTACGCCGACGGGCTTCCGGCCGATGTGCGTCTCGCCGCCAAGGCCCGGGACGGCCGGCTGCCGTTCGTGTTCGAGGCATCGGGGGTGGAGACGCACTTCACCAACGGGTTCGATCCCGAGCCGCGGGCGCGTCTCATCTTCAACTTTCCCAAGCCGGCAACGTTGGCTCGCATTCTGCGTGATGCCGATGCCGCGCCGGAGCGCCCGACGTGGCGCGCCAAGGTCCGAAATCTCCCGCCCCTGGATGCCGACCCGCTGCGCCCAGCGCAGGTCGAAGCTATCAATGGAGTCGAGAAGAGCCTTGCCGATCAGCACTTCGACCGATCATTGGTGCAGATGGCGACTGGGGCCGGCAAGACGTACACCGCGGTCACCGAGTCGTACCGGCTGCTGAAATACGGTGGCTTCAACAGGATTCTTTTCCTGGTCGACCGCAACAACCTGGCCGATCAGACGCTGGCGGAGTTCCAGAATTACCGCACACCAGACGACGGTCGTCGCTTCACCGAGCTGTACAACGTGACCAAGCTGTCCAGCGCTGGGCTACTCGGGTCGAGCAAGATCGTGATCTCGACGATCCAGAGGGTCTACAAGTTCCTCAATGACGGTGAAGTCAGCGACGCCGACGACCCCAACCTCGATGACTTCACCCCGGATGTCCCGGTCACCGTGTCGTACAGCGAGGCATTTCCGCCGGAAACGTTTGATCTGGTCATCGTCGACGAGGCCCACCGAAGTATCTACGGGGTCTGGCGCGGCGTCCTTGAGTATTTCGACGCTCACGTCATCGGATTGACTGCTACACCGGGTAAGCAGACCTTCGGGTTCTTCCGTCAGAATCTCGTCTCCGAATACACCTATCCTGAGTCAGTCGCGGACGGCGTGAACGTGGACTTCGACATCTACCGCATCCGCACCCAGATCAGCGAAGAGGGTTCTCGGATCGAAGCCGGGACGATCGTGCCGAAAGTCGATCGCCGCACCCGGGAACAGAGACTCGAAATCCTCGACGAGGATTTGGATTATGGTGCTGCGCTCCTTGACCGCGCGGTGACCGCCACCGACCAGATCCGCACTGTTCTAGAGACTTTCCGCGATCGGCTCTTCACCGAGATCTTCCCGGGACGCTCCACCGTGCCAAAGACTTTAATCTTCGCCAAGGACGACAACCACGCGGAGGAGATCGTCACCCAGGTCCGCAAGGTGTTCGGCAAGGGCAACGATTTCGCGGCAAAGATCACGTACAACGTCCGCAACGCCAAAGAACAGCTCCAGGCTTTGCGGACGAGCCCGTCGCTGCGTATCGCGGTGACCGTCGACATGATCGCCACCGGAACCGACGTCAAACCGCTGGAGTGCGTGTTCTTTATGCGTGATGTGCGCTCCCCTGTGTGA